A segment of the Candidatus Zixiibacteriota bacterium genome:
CGAACAGCTTGATTGTCCGCGGATCAGTCGTATGTAATCGGTGCCCGAACCCGGGCATTCTGACTTTTCTGGCGGAGAGATCCTCCACAAGCTGCGCCGCGAGTTCCGCAGGACTTCCCTCTTTACCGGCCCATTCCTGCATGATCTTTGCCGAACGCTCGATTGCGCCGCCGTGGACATCGCCGATAGAAAGTACTCCCGCGGCGACGGCGGCATTCAACTGATTACCTGCCGAAATACTGTTACGCGCGCCGAGCACCGATGGCGGCGAGACGCCGTGGTCTACAGAAGACACGAGAATCGCCTCGAACATCTCCGCTTCGGCGGGATTCGGAAGTTCGCCCTTGAGCACCAGGAAGATGGTCTCTGCAAAAGTCTTCTTCTCCATCAACTGCTCAATCGGATAACCCCGGACTTCGATCTTGCCCGGTCCGATATTGGTTATACTCGTCGTCCAGCTATTCTCCATCATCTTCCTGCCTCTGCTGTGCTTTGATCAGCGCCGAGTCCGGCTGCGCAAGATATGCAAGCGTCGATTTCCATTCATGCGCCAGTATTTCAAGGCTTCTCTTGGTAGACATCATCATAGCA
Coding sequences within it:
- a CDS encoding citryl-CoA lyase — encoded protein: MMENSWTTSITNIGPGKIEVRGYPIEQLMEKKTFAETIFLVLKGELPNPAEAEMFEAILVSSVDHGVSPPSVLGARNSISAGNQLNAAVAAGVLSIGDVHGGAIERSAKIMQEWAGKEGSPAELAAQLVEDLSARKVRMPGFGHRLHTTDPRTIKLFEKADRLDFSGRHIDLCKEIENALEAKTGKRLPINVDGAIAAVVSDMGFDYRLGKGFFIMSRTAGLIAHAFEEWTTQRPMRKLGDTNSEYTGPQRRDV